Below is a window of Rhodamnia argentea isolate NSW1041297 chromosome 11, ASM2092103v1, whole genome shotgun sequence DNA.
GTTCATACGACCTGAGGTCAAGTAATGTGTACATGCAACTCATATGAACAGGGCCCTTTTTGTCACTTTCGGCACCTTCACggggaatctctctctctctctctctctcaagcacaAAGATAAATGGGCAACCCAATAGAATTTCACAGATGCCTGGTTCCTTGATCTTCATAGGCCAATAGAGTGATTTTCCCAAAACATGATACTAGGAAACTCTAAAACATTATCACCTCTTCTCTACTCATTTACTCCTAACACATATACACCTCGCTTGCTCTACTTCTCAATGAATATAAAACCCATCCCACGACCGCATGCCGCTAATATTTGCAGCATATGGACCCAACAACACATCATCAATCTCGTTCGGGTGCATCCCCAGAAGCCCACCTCGCGCTGATATTTCCAGCATACGACCACACCTTTTCGGATTCCGCCCCCACGGGTTTCTTATCATGTTTTTTGTGATTGTTCCTGCTTGTGGACGAGGGCATCCTTCCTGGACTTCCACCTGCAGGAGAGGAACAGAAAGATGGGGTCGCAAAAGGAGAGCCGTAAGGTGTGTGCTTGATCGATAAGGGACTGGGAGACATCCTCTTCTGAATGGGAAGACAACCTAGACCTCCCCGGCTAAAGAGGGGCATTGACTCTACTGCAGCACATCTCTTGGTGGTGTCATCTACATATATGACATCGTCAATCCTTGCTATTATGTTAAAGGCAAGGCTCTCCATTACTCTTGAGTAGCTTTCGAGAATTGATTGGCCAACATCCTGCAAGATTACAAACCATTTCAAATATCAACCAATTTGGAAGAGCCCGTGCTCATATAGACAAGTCATCAAGCGGATGCATGAAGTCGCATGCATGCGATAATAAACTAACCTTCCACATCGTAAATGCTTAATTACAGGAAATTGCAATCTGAAGATGAGATCGCGATGAGCTAATATACCTTGTTATACTGGATCTTGTTCATATCCAATGCAGTCTGGGGAAGGCCAGGGAAGCGAAGCCTTAAGCTCTGCAGTAGGGTCTCTGCTCGTTCagctagaaaatgatttttctcacCATCAGCAACTAGCCCTTTAACCTTACCACCCCATGATGACTGCCTCGATTTTGTGCGGTTTATATGTTTCTTTTGGTCTTTCTGCCTCCAGACATGGACCGCCGCCTCAATCCTGTTAGCCACCTCCAAGGTGTGATGCTCAGACGATAAGTCGAGACAATCAAGCAGACATTCGGGGGAGAATTGCTCGGCAGTAATGTAGCGGTATATAATATGGCCCAGACAATCTTTTCCACTCTGCAAGGAGAGAAAGCTTATAGTCAAGCTAAACCACTGAGGAAAATTGAATATCTCTCTCTGTGCAACCTTCACTTCTGTATTATCAGCCCCTCTCCTTGTgcctaatctctctctccctcactgcACACTTCAGTTCTGTAGCATGGTCACTCTCCTCGCACCTAACTTATATGCAGGATGGATTCAGATTGGCAAATAAAGTTACAATGTCACATTAAGTGATTTTTAAGTGAAGCAAAGGACTAAAAGCTGATAAGAAATTATTTACTAGTAATATGCATTTGATATGGCTATAAGATCTAGTTATCGCACTAAAATAAGCAAAAACGTCCTCCCTTCCAGAACATTTACTAAAAGTAAACACAAGAAGAAAATGCACGTTTACTAGAGTATCTTATTCTATTAGTTAGTAGCTACACTGTGCTAGATAAATACGTAATGAAAACTCCtggccaaaaagaaacaaagaaaaaactacTAGGGCCTTTAGTCCCAAACGTTGACAACAATGAACAAAAGATTCAATACATCAAAATTACCATAACGAAAAACAGGTGAAGTAACTGTCGTAGAAATTCTGTCATTCATAACATCCGAAGACCTTTCCCTTCACGTTTTAGCAATGTGGTAGTTGGACACCACCTTGAAAGAAATCAGATGCTCGAGGAACTAGAGCAACCGTGATGGCATTCTTATagtgaccaaaatgaaaagcagGTCAAGTTAACTGTCATAGGAATTCTTTCGTTCGTAACACCtgaaaatcttttccttcagGTTTTTTGCAACATGGAAGTTATATCCCAAATTCAAAGAAATCAGATGCTCAGGGAACTAGACCGACCATGACATATTCAATGAAGCGCATCATGTGTGGAGCAACAAAAGGCATTTTTACAgttagaaaaatgattatttcaaaATGCATAGGaagtccgacccaaaaaaaaatcgcatAGGAAGAACGAGATGCAAATTATTACCAAGAAGAACCCATGGAACCATTAAGAGGGCATATATAATGGCCAGACACCGAGTTGCAAGGAAACAAGTTAGTCAAATGAAATGGCATTTAATGGAGAAACATATTGCAGCAGAGAAGGCAAAAAGTCATCCAGGTATTTGAGCAAAAATGTTACAAGCAACTCACTTCGGCACAACAGCCTTCCAGGGCTTTCCATCGTacttttaagatttgattatttATTGCCAAGCAGCAGCACAAAAAGGTTTACCATATGCATGTTAATGCACATGCCTATCACTTGGACAACAATATTGGCtaacaaatcaaaataaataaaatgagcaAACACGTTTTGGACGGTCGAGTTTCGTTAAATGTTTGTCGCTCCAATAGGTAAAAGATAGTTGTACCTTGGGCAATGTTTCTAAGTATGCATTAGGAATCTCCATTTCAGCGAGTACACTGCTATTAATTGCCATAGCTGCCTTCAATATCTGATTCGCACAGTCCCTGCACTGCTGCAACCTCTTCCTAGCTTCATCAGATAATCCATTAGATGGCACTTTCGGGCAAGGCAACCACCATTTCTCTTCCTGTCTAATGGACGGCCTACCACTGGACATGCCAGACGAATTCTTATCATGGTCGTCACCATCGTCCATTAATATCCCACGATCAACATACCAAAATTCCGTCTCAGAGAACCCATCAAGCATGCCAGTTAACAATGCGTCGAGCTTCTTAAGAGCGGGGAGATTTATGTATAAATCAGAGCGAGGACGAGTTGCCATGACCTCATATGTGCCCCCACCCGGGAATTGTTGTATCGATGGCACAAGCTCCACAATGGAATCACTCACACATAAGAGCCATTCCATTTCTCTGTGCCACATCAATTTCTTCTGAGGTGCCAAAGGCTCTAGCCTCCATAATTCACCAAAGACAGTAGCTGCAATCCAGTCCAATATAGCTCTAAGCAAGAAGGATTTCTTAAACTGCGACGCACGCACGCATATCCTCCCTATAAAAATTGAACTACCCCGatagaaaattaaaagtatTTAAGCAGGGAGTGTTACCAGAGAGATTGGTTATGGCGTTTGAGATGGCAAGAGCAGTGCACACTCCTTTACCGCCTCCAGACATGTCTTCTCCAAGAAGCAGCTTAGCAAATCTTTCCTTCATCATCTCAATTTCTGGAAGGccgaagaaaaatgaataaaagtcCAAATAACCAGCACCTAGGAAAAATCTGATGCAAGGAGCAACAAATTTCTGTTCTGGCCAGGTTacaaaagaaatcataaattACGCAGACATCCCATAACCCCAGAATACTTAGAGAAatgcgaaaaagaaaagagaaaagacagaGAGAATACTGCGAAAATACTGTAGGATGTCCAAAAGCCGCAAATCTTATCCTTAAACGGTTAAACCTTGTTCTCATTTTTCatcgcaaggaactcgctaatCGGGAATATTTTGAGGCGCATTGTCGGAATTAGACGAGCAAACCACAAATTAAGCACTACAGGGCTAGCGTCCTTCACCTATTGACCAGCATTACCAAAAATATAAGCCGGAAACATTACCAGACAAATCACcatccttcttctctctcttctcgcccCAAAGCACCACGTCTCTCCCTCCGATAACCGGCGCCATCACGGTCGCCGGGAAGCTGAAGTTCCAGGCGGCCGGGCGAGGAGACGAGGCCATGGAGCTCGACGCGCCTTCGCCGTCGAAGCGGTGGCAGGAGAAGCTGCTGCAGCTCTCGGACTCGCTGATGTCGGCGCTCAAGCTGTAGCTCCCGCAGCGCTCCTCGCTCTGCCGGTCGCAATCGTCGTCGGACGACGTGGCCGCCATTGTCGGGGAGATCTGTCGGCGACGGGGGGAGGGGTAGTAGATCTCAGTCGCGCATTCgcagcgagcgagcgagcgagcgagagagagagagagagaagccgaAACACGTGAAACGGAACAGAAGCACGGAGAGAAAGTAGCTCGCGTGGTAATGATAGTGGGGACTGTGGAGTGAGCGATGGAGGAAAAAGCAGACAAAGCTcgcacacctctctctctctctctctctaaaagtgtGAATGATTGTTGTTAATGGCGCTGCACTGTGCGAGGttaggtactctctctctctctctctcggctgaAAGTTTACcgaagagagaaaaagctaGTCACACCCCGCACTATCTCTCTAGAAATGCTTGTGCAAAATGGCCGTGGCGATGGACGGCGACGGTGACGGTCACGGAGGGGCGTGCGAGGGGCAAGAGGGAACGGCGTCTGCAGAGATTCGTCTCCGTTCTGCCTTCCGTTAGAGCAGGCTGGGAAAGCTGCCTCGCGCCCGACACGGCCCTTTTGCTTTGGGACCCGCTAAGAATATtgctctcttcctctttttcgatttttcttttttccgtttCTATTTAAtattcctttttaatttttcgcgCCAGCCAACCGTTTGTGACGGAGTTAGtgatgtacttttttttttttggtcatatagTTAGTGATGTACTTGGAAAcgtttgattttcctttttttttttttctcgtgcaATGGGATCGCATTTGAGGAGAGATTATATTCCCGAAAAGGGAGGAGAGAGTTTACGAGAGACCAATGAAAGGAGTTGATTTTCATATCAATTTGCATCCTCGaccgtcaattttttttttttgaaaaaaataatcaattatatcgcttgaaataattaattgtcatgtataataatttatgtctagatATTTTCacggataataaaaaaaaatattcatttatttttataaacaaTACGATtaatgatttttagaaaaacacTTTCCAAATCTTTCATCTTCTGCGAACTAAATGGGAGAACGGTGTGTTTTCTACCTCCTCCCCTCCTTGCTCCATTTGCTGTCAAATTCAATGGCTCCAAGATCTCAGCCAAGTTTGATGACCTTAAGCTTTGTCGTAAAGTCAAGGTCGAACCTCAGATTTGAGGGTTGTAGTTCCCCGCGGCGGTGTAAAGTCATAGCTCGAGCTTAagcactgagagagagagagatgttgagAGGTAGCGGTGTGGACCACAAAGGTAGTGAAATACAGTGTTGCAACTGGCCAGCGTTTTGTCTCGAGACGTAAAAATCGGGGATGGAAAGCTTAAATCAACGTCGGTAAAATCCGATAATGATGCGGATAAAATGTAGTCAATAGGGACGTTCCTGCAAACATTCCGCGTTGCGAAAGCTTCACCGCATTATTTGACGGTCGagtcaattgaatttgatgacGGAATGATTTAGTTAGAAAATTAGCGAGAGTAAAACGACTcgattaaataaattaaaagtcgaAAAAAAATGCATCGACATAAAATATAATTCTGAAAACTTTTTTGTAAGCTCTCTGTGAATTTTCAGAGATGCAAGAATCAAATTCACTTGGATTCGCTCAACAGCGGATCACATGCAGGTAACTTGGCACTCAAAAGTAAACATTTGCAAATTTAACAATCTCACTGTCCTGTGACTCGAGTACACGA
It encodes the following:
- the LOC115735818 gene encoding rop guanine nucleotide exchange factor 1, with amino-acid sequence MAATSSDDDCDRQSEERCGSYSLSADISESESCSSFSCHRFDGEGASSSMASSPRPAAWNFSFPATVMAPVIGGRDVVLWGEKREKKDGDLSEIEMMKERFAKLLLGEDMSGGGKGVCTALAISNAITNLSATVFGELWRLEPLAPQKKLMWHREMEWLLCVSDSIVELVPSIQQFPGGGTYEVMATRPRSDLYINLPALKKLDALLTGMLDGFSETEFWYVDRGILMDDGDDHDKNSSGMSSGRPSIRQEEKWWLPCPKVPSNGLSDEARKRLQQCRDCANQILKAAMAINSSVLAEMEIPNAYLETLPKSGKDCLGHIIYRYITAEQFSPECLLDCLDLSSEHHTLEVANRIEAAVHVWRQKDQKKHINRTKSRQSSWGGKVKGLVADGEKNHFLAERAETLLQSLRLRFPGLPQTALDMNKIQYNKDVGQSILESYSRVMESLAFNIIARIDDVIYVDDTTKRCAAVESMPLFSRGGLGCLPIQKRMSPSPLSIKHTPYGSPFATPSFCSSPAGGSPGRMPSSTSRNNHKKHDKKPVGAESEKVWSYAGNISARWASGDAPERD